A region from the Stygiolobus caldivivus genome encodes:
- a CDS encoding prolyl oligopeptidase family serine peptidase: MEDEFAYLEDLNDKRTEEFIKEENERTKKELAKKADEVYPHVLDNFKKPTVRQIFAFDDERAAVLIYGEKRLVMIGDNEIYSAQGDEVITEIWKVRGTKQLGVSIGKKGSDVTRTLILTEEGKIWKDLGELSYQPFYYNNELCYVKSYRDGAPPDGGEYPTERVFCGNDIVYGKELKPGELISVDSFGETLTLTKMKGWRYSELYIGESFDKLKKADEGEVIEVIDYKGGLVYLKNDSVVMGNIVIRFDHPVNSVAGGDGFVAASVIKDYSTPIQFYDFQGRKIGEEPHDHIIMMDGKGTTLFVLETSFTYSSKVTKRRVVNGVGAEEKLIEMEKEEVSVTDIYVKGDVLLHGYLVYKTLSPKAVIVLGYGGFRVSLLPTFPKGLKVLLDEGYALLVTNLRGGYENGEEWHKAGMLLNKKNVFRDFEQFLRVVKAMGGKTVAFGGSNGGLLVGAVLNETPHLIDCAVISHPVLDMLRYHKMYVGKYWLEEYGDPDDPKFRDYLLSYSPYHNLRKGLPKTFVHTGINDDRVHPAHALKYVARSRKIGNDVLLLVNDSGHSLSDPETEAREYSYVIAFIEECAK; the protein is encoded by the coding sequence TCAAGAAACCCACTGTCAGGCAGATATTTGCTTTTGACGATGAAAGAGCAGCAGTCCTCATCTACGGCGAGAAGAGATTAGTTATGATAGGCGATAACGAGATATATTCAGCTCAAGGAGATGAAGTTATAACAGAAATATGGAAGGTTAGGGGTACTAAACAGCTAGGTGTCAGTATTGGAAAGAAAGGTAGCGACGTCACTCGGACTCTTATCCTAACTGAGGAGGGAAAAATTTGGAAAGATCTTGGTGAGCTTTCCTATCAGCCCTTTTATTATAATAATGAATTGTGCTACGTAAAAAGTTATAGGGACGGTGCTCCTCCTGACGGAGGGGAATACCCTACTGAGAGGGTCTTCTGTGGCAACGATATAGTCTACGGTAAGGAACTGAAACCTGGCGAACTAATATCTGTGGACTCTTTCGGGGAAACACTTACTTTAACCAAAATGAAAGGGTGGAGGTATTCGGAACTCTATATAGGTGAAAGCTTCGATAAGCTCAAGAAAGCAGATGAGGGAGAAGTGATAGAAGTAATCGATTACAAGGGTGGGCTGGTGTACCTAAAGAACGATAGTGTGGTCATGGGAAATATAGTTATACGGTTTGACCACCCCGTGAATTCAGTAGCAGGGGGAGATGGCTTTGTCGCGGCATCCGTCATTAAGGACTACAGTACGCCTATCCAGTTTTATGACTTTCAAGGGAGAAAAATAGGTGAGGAACCTCACGACCACATTATAATGATGGACGGAAAAGGAACTACGCTTTTCGTCTTGGAGACCTCATTTACTTACTCTTCTAAGGTGACGAAGAGGAGAGTGGTCAATGGCGTCGGAGCAGAGGAGAAACTGATCGAAATGGAAAAGGAGGAGGTCAGCGTTACGGATATTTACGTGAAGGGCGATGTATTATTACACGGGTATTTGGTATATAAGACCCTGAGCCCAAAGGCAGTAATTGTCCTCGGTTACGGTGGGTTCAGGGTTTCACTCCTCCCTACTTTTCCTAAGGGGCTAAAGGTGCTACTCGACGAGGGTTATGCCCTCCTAGTCACCAACTTGAGAGGAGGGTACGAAAACGGAGAAGAGTGGCATAAGGCGGGAATGTTGTTAAATAAGAAAAATGTGTTCCGTGACTTTGAACAGTTCCTTAGAGTGGTCAAGGCTATGGGAGGGAAGACTGTTGCCTTTGGTGGCAGCAATGGAGGGCTATTGGTGGGTGCTGTACTAAATGAAACGCCTCACCTCATAGACTGCGCAGTGATATCCCACCCCGTATTAGACATGTTGAGGTACCACAAGATGTACGTGGGTAAGTATTGGCTTGAGGAGTACGGTGACCCGGATGACCCTAAGTTTAGGGACTACCTCCTTTCATATAGCCCGTATCATAACCTGAGGAAAGGGCTTCCAAAGACCTTCGTTCATACCGGTATTAACGATGATAGGGTCCACCCTGCACATGCCTTAAAGTATGTAGCCCGGTCTAGAAAGATAGGTAATGATGTACTACTCTTAGTGAACGATAGCGGGCACTCACTATCTGACCCCGAGACCGAAGCAAGGGAATATAGTTATGTAATAGCCTTCATAGAAGAATGTGCAAAATAA